In the Leptotrichia sp. oral taxon 847 genome, one interval contains:
- the ilvB gene encoding biosynthetic-type acetolactate synthase large subunit: MSETKMINGGRMLLESLHRLGITDIFGYPGGAIIPIFDEIYSYDKINYYFARHEQGLSHAADGYARVSGKVGVCLATSGPGATNLVTGIMTAHMDSVPMIAITGQVRSNLLGRDAFQETDTVGITMPITKSNYLVQNVKEIPRIVKEAYYIATTGRPGPVLIDIPNDIQVHKIPYAEFERLFEEKIELEGYSPTYEGHPVQIKRAIKLIKEAKKPLIIAGAGVLKSKASKELFEYAEKTQTPVAMTLLGLGAFPGSHELSLGMLGMHGTVPANYATDEADLVIAAGVRFDDRIAGNPNKFIENAKVIHIDIDPAEIDKNKRADVPIVGDLKQVLSEINQAVEPQTHREWVEKVIEWKKEYPLGHRKVGEDKLLPQEVLQAIDDILKGDAIIVTDVGQHQMWAAQYFTYQNPDSIVTSGGAGTMGFGLPAAIGAQIGAPDKKVVLIVGDGGFQMTVQELMMIKQYNLPVKVVILNNSYLGMVRQWQELFKDRRYSFVNLEVNPDFIKIADAYGIKNVKLTNKEDLRAKLKDLILSDEGVLIECVVEKEENVFPMIPAGKTVSQMIGKKGELENE, translated from the coding sequence ATGAGTGAAACTAAAATGATTAACGGTGGAAGAATGTTATTGGAATCGTTACACAGATTAGGAATAACGGATATTTTTGGGTATCCTGGAGGAGCGATAATTCCTATATTTGATGAAATATATAGTTATGATAAAATAAATTACTATTTTGCAAGACATGAACAAGGATTATCTCATGCGGCAGATGGTTATGCGAGAGTTTCTGGAAAAGTGGGAGTTTGTCTTGCAACTTCAGGGCCTGGTGCGACGAACTTAGTAACTGGGATAATGACAGCACATATGGATTCTGTGCCAATGATAGCGATAACCGGACAAGTTAGATCAAATTTATTGGGAAGAGATGCTTTTCAGGAAACTGATACAGTAGGGATTACAATGCCGATTACGAAGAGTAATTATCTTGTTCAGAATGTAAAAGAAATACCAAGAATTGTAAAAGAAGCTTATTATATCGCAACAACAGGAAGACCGGGACCAGTTCTTATTGACATTCCAAATGACATTCAAGTTCACAAAATTCCATATGCTGAATTTGAAAGATTATTTGAGGAAAAAATTGAGCTGGAAGGATATTCACCAACTTATGAAGGGCATCCAGTTCAAATAAAAAGAGCTATAAAATTGATAAAAGAAGCAAAAAAACCATTAATAATTGCAGGAGCAGGAGTTTTAAAATCGAAAGCGTCGAAAGAACTGTTTGAATATGCCGAAAAGACACAGACACCTGTGGCTATGACATTGCTCGGATTGGGAGCGTTTCCTGGTTCACATGAGTTGTCGCTTGGAATGCTTGGAATGCATGGAACTGTGCCTGCAAATTATGCGACTGATGAAGCAGATTTAGTAATTGCCGCCGGAGTCAGATTCGACGACAGAATTGCTGGAAATCCTAATAAATTTATTGAAAATGCGAAAGTAATTCACATTGATATTGATCCAGCGGAAATTGATAAAAATAAAAGAGCTGATGTGCCAATCGTTGGGGACTTAAAACAAGTGTTATCTGAAATTAATCAGGCAGTTGAGCCACAAACTCATAGAGAATGGGTTGAAAAAGTTATTGAGTGGAAAAAAGAATATCCATTGGGGCACAGAAAAGTTGGAGAGGATAAATTGCTCCCGCAAGAAGTTTTACAAGCGATTGACGATATTTTGAAAGGGGACGCAATTATAGTAACCGATGTTGGTCAGCATCAAATGTGGGCTGCTCAATACTTTACCTACCAAAATCCTGATTCAATCGTAACTTCAGGAGGAGCTGGTACAATGGGATTCGGACTTCCTGCAGCAATTGGAGCGCAAATTGGAGCACCTGATAAAAAAGTTGTGTTAATTGTTGGCGATGGTGGTTTTCAGATGACAGTGCAAGAATTAATGATGATTAAACAGTACAACTTGCCAGTAAAAGTTGTTATTTTAAACAATTCTTACTTGGGAATGGTTAGACAATGGCAAGAATTATTTAAGGATAGAAGATACTCGTTTGTTAATTTAGAAGTAAATCCAGATTTTATAAAAATTGCGGATGCTTATGGAATTAAAAATGTGAAATTGACAAATAAAGAAGATTTGAGAGCAAAATTAAAAGATTTGATATTATCTGATGAAGGTGTGTTAATCGAATGTGTTGTTGAAAAAGAAGAAAACGTATTTCCAATGATTCCAGCTGGAAAAACTGTAAGTCAAATGATCGGAAAGAAAGGTGAGTTAGAAAATGAATAG
- a CDS encoding 2-isopropylmalate synthase: MKKHIKIFDTTLRDGEQTPRVNLNAQEKLRIAKQLESLGVDIIEAGFAVASPGDFEAVKMISENVKNSTVCSLSRAVRKDIEAAGKALEGAAKPRIHTFIATSPIHREFKLKMTKEQILERVKEMVELAKSFVDDVEFSSEDATRTEKEFLVEVYETAIKAGATTLNVPDTVGYRTPNEMFELITYLRKNVKGIENVDISVHCHDDLGLSVANSVAAIQAGATQIECTINGLGERAGNTSLEEIAMILKTRKDLFEEYYTNIDSKQIYPTSKLVSLLTGVSTQPNKAIVGANAFAHESGIHQHGVLANPETYEIMSPESVGRNPDSLVLGKHSGKHAFVQKLESLGFNHVGSDRVEELFAQFKKLADKKKYVLDEDIIALVAGDAAKIEGRIKLTHFEISRQEGKKPKATVTIDLDGEKLVKEALGDGPVDAAYNAVNLAVSDTFVLEEYKLEAITGDTDAQAQVVVIIEKNGNRFIGRGQSTDVVEASIKAYINGINRLYSN; the protein is encoded by the coding sequence ATGAAAAAACATATTAAAATATTTGATACAACACTAAGAGATGGAGAACAGACACCAAGAGTTAATCTTAACGCACAGGAAAAATTGAGAATTGCAAAACAGCTTGAGAGTCTTGGAGTGGATATAATTGAAGCTGGGTTTGCTGTGGCATCGCCTGGGGATTTTGAAGCGGTTAAGATGATTTCGGAAAATGTAAAGAATTCGACAGTTTGTAGTTTATCAAGAGCTGTGAGAAAGGATATTGAGGCAGCGGGAAAAGCTTTAGAAGGTGCGGCAAAGCCTAGAATTCATACGTTTATTGCGACTTCGCCTATTCACAGGGAATTTAAGTTGAAAATGACAAAAGAGCAAATTCTTGAAAGAGTAAAAGAAATGGTGGAACTTGCAAAATCATTTGTTGATGATGTTGAATTTTCTTCGGAAGATGCGACTAGAACTGAAAAGGAATTTTTGGTGGAAGTGTATGAAACAGCTATAAAAGCTGGAGCGACTACACTTAATGTGCCTGATACTGTGGGTTACAGAACTCCAAATGAAATGTTTGAACTTATAACTTATTTGAGAAAAAATGTAAAAGGAATCGAAAATGTGGATATTTCTGTGCATTGCCATGATGACTTAGGACTTTCTGTGGCAAATTCGGTTGCGGCGATTCAAGCTGGAGCAACTCAGATTGAGTGTACAATTAATGGACTGGGAGAAAGAGCTGGGAATACTTCACTTGAAGAGATTGCAATGATTTTGAAAACGAGAAAAGACTTGTTTGAAGAATATTACACAAACATTGATTCAAAGCAAATTTACCCAACAAGTAAATTAGTAAGCCTTTTGACAGGAGTTTCAACACAGCCAAATAAAGCAATCGTTGGAGCAAATGCCTTTGCACACGAATCAGGAATTCATCAACACGGAGTTTTAGCAAATCCTGAAACTTACGAAATTATGAGTCCAGAATCTGTTGGAAGAAATCCAGACAGCTTAGTACTTGGAAAACATTCAGGAAAACACGCTTTTGTACAAAAATTAGAATCGCTAGGATTTAATCATGTCGGAAGTGACAGAGTGGAAGAATTATTTGCACAGTTTAAAAAATTGGCAGACAAGAAAAAATATGTTTTAGATGAAGATATTATCGCATTAGTCGCTGGAGATGCGGCAAAAATTGAAGGAAGAATAAAACTTACTCACTTTGAAATTTCAAGACAGGAAGGTAAAAAACCAAAAGCTACAGTTACAATCGACTTGGATGGAGAAAAATTGGTTAAAGAAGCTCTGGGAGATGGGCCAGTTGATGCAGCTTACAATGCAGTAAACTTAGCAGTGAGCGACACTTTTGTTTTAGAAGAATATAAATTGGAAGCGATTACAGGAGATACGGATGCACAGGCACAAGTAGTTGTGATTATCGAGAAAAATGGAAACAGATTTATTGGTAGAGGACAAAGTACAGATGTAGTTGAAGCAAGTATAAAGGCTTATATTAATGGAATAAATAGATTATATAGTAATTAA
- a CDS encoding aspartate/glutamate racemase family protein yields MKTIGLIGGMSWESTVTYYKIINEVIKEKLGGLHSAKCVLYSVDFQEIEECQANGNWEKSGEILGEAANNLEKAGADFIVICTNTMHKVINQIKEKISIPILHIAEMTAEKILEKGLKNIALLGTKYTMEQDFYKSKLIEKEINVIIPDKNDIEIINKVIYDELCLGTINSNSKKKFLEIVDKLRSKGAEGIILGCTEIGLLIKNEDTDVPLFDTAVIHAEEAAIYSIK; encoded by the coding sequence TTGAAAACAATAGGACTAATAGGAGGAATGAGCTGGGAAAGCACAGTAACTTATTATAAAATAATAAATGAAGTTATTAAAGAAAAATTAGGAGGACTTCATTCTGCTAAATGTGTATTGTATAGTGTGGATTTCCAGGAAATAGAAGAATGTCAGGCAAACGGCAACTGGGAAAAAAGTGGAGAAATCTTGGGAGAGGCTGCTAATAATCTTGAAAAAGCAGGAGCAGACTTTATAGTTATTTGCACAAATACAATGCACAAAGTTATTAACCAGATTAAAGAAAAAATCTCCATTCCAATATTGCATATCGCCGAAATGACAGCAGAAAAGATATTAGAAAAAGGATTAAAAAATATAGCATTGCTTGGAACAAAATATACGATGGAACAGGATTTTTATAAATCGAAACTTATTGAAAAAGAGATAAATGTCATAATTCCTGATAAAAATGATATAGAAATCATAAATAAAGTAATATATGATGAACTTTGTCTTGGAACTATCAATTCTAATTCAAAAAAGAAATTTTTAGAAATTGTTGATAAACTTAGAAGTAAAGGGGCAGAGGGTATAATACTAGGATGTACTGAAATAGGGCTTCTTATAAAAAATGAGGATACTGATGTTCCATTGTTTGATACAGCGGTTATTCATGCAGAAGAGGCGGCGATTTATTCCATAAAATAA
- a CDS encoding class I SAM-dependent methyltransferase — MSVSQHWEKEKYEKNARFVSDYGKELIEWLNPKKDEYILDLGCGDGVLTKEISKYGCKVLGLDGSQKFVEATRKLGVHAIQGDAQNMNFENEFDAIFSNAALHWMTDSNKVLEGVSKALKKGGRFVVEMGCKGNVEKIENAMFEVTQKHNFKAVKCWFFPTEKEETELLKKYGLKVKKMISFSRPTLLPTGIKGWLQTFSAPAFVNIPKEMHEKLIDEIAEKVEKELEKNENGQIIADYVRLRFEAVKE, encoded by the coding sequence ATGAGTGTAAGTCAGCATTGGGAAAAGGAAAAGTATGAGAAAAATGCACGGTTTGTTTCTGATTATGGGAAGGAACTGATTGAATGGCTGAATCCGAAAAAGGATGAATATATTTTGGATTTAGGCTGTGGAGATGGTGTATTGACTAAGGAAATTTCAAAATATGGGTGCAAAGTTTTGGGACTAGATGGAAGTCAGAAATTTGTTGAAGCGACTAGAAAATTAGGAGTTCACGCAATACAAGGCGATGCACAGAATATGAATTTTGAAAATGAATTTGATGCGATTTTTTCCAATGCGGCACTTCATTGGATGACAGATTCAAATAAAGTTTTGGAAGGTGTGTCAAAGGCACTGAAAAAAGGTGGACGCTTTGTGGTCGAAATGGGCTGTAAAGGAAATGTGGAAAAAATAGAAAATGCAATGTTTGAAGTTACCCAAAAACATAATTTTAAAGCTGTAAAATGCTGGTTTTTTCCAACAGAAAAAGAAGAAACAGAATTATTAAAAAAATATGGCTTAAAAGTGAAAAAAATGATAAGTTTTTCTCGTCCAACTTTACTTCCAACTGGGATAAAAGGATGGCTGCAAACCTTTTCTGCGCCTGCTTTTGTGAATATTCCGAAAGAGATGCACGAAAAATTGATTGATGAAATAGCTGAAAAAGTAGAAAAAGAACTTGAAAAAAATGAAAATGGACAAATTATAGCCGATTATGTAAGATTGAGATTTGAGGCTGTGAAGGAATAG
- a CDS encoding DUF4865 family protein has protein sequence MIMMQYKVKLPNDFDMNNIRKRVQENGFKTDGFEDLFFKAYLISEENKEYSPLYFWKDNKGMNKFIFDGFYDNILNSFGWQTINIGIPLLQEFNENFSKAKYLLEIENETKPMEKMKRMEFSISDDKIVGKALVYNPENWKQTEYYFFEDAPKEVENSKVYEVLHISQ, from the coding sequence ATGATAATGATGCAGTATAAAGTAAAACTTCCAAATGATTTTGATATGAACAATATTAGAAAAAGAGTGCAAGAAAATGGATTTAAAACAGATGGATTTGAAGATTTATTTTTTAAAGCCTATCTAATCTCTGAGGAAAATAAAGAATATTCGCCATTATACTTTTGGAAAGATAACAAAGGAATGAATAAATTCATATTTGATGGTTTCTATGATAATATTTTAAATTCTTTTGGCTGGCAGACTATAAATATTGGAATACCATTGTTGCAAGAGTTTAATGAAAACTTTTCTAAAGCAAAATATTTATTGGAAATAGAGAACGAAACAAAACCGATGGAAAAAATGAAAAGAATGGAATTTTCTATATCAGATGATAAAATTGTTGGAAAAGCATTAGTATATAACCCTGAAAATTGGAAACAGACAGAGTATTATTTTTTTGAAGATGCTCCTAAAGAAGTAGAAAATTCAAAAGTGTACGAAGTTTTGCATATTTCTCAATAA
- the ilvN gene encoding acetolactate synthase small subunit: MNREHEILIIAKNTDGIVSRIMSLFNRRGYSVLKMTAGVTNKPGYARLTLTVDGDDKTLNQIQKQVYKIVDVVKVKVFPVENVIRRELMLIKVKSAPETRAQIVQVADIYRGKVLDVSPTSLVIELTGDVKKLRGFVEIMHNYGILEIAKTGVVAMSRGEKL, encoded by the coding sequence ATGAATAGAGAGCATGAAATTTTAATAATTGCGAAAAATACCGATGGAATTGTGTCAAGAATAATGTCTTTATTCAACAGAAGGGGATATTCGGTTTTAAAAATGACGGCAGGAGTTACAAATAAGCCTGGTTATGCCAGATTGACTTTGACAGTTGACGGAGATGACAAGACATTAAATCAGATTCAAAAGCAAGTTTATAAAATTGTGGATGTTGTAAAAGTAAAAGTATTCCCGGTTGAAAATGTCATAAGAAGAGAATTGATGTTGATAAAAGTGAAATCTGCTCCAGAAACTAGGGCACAAATTGTTCAAGTTGCTGATATTTACAGAGGAAAAGTGCTAGATGTGTCGCCAACTTCGTTAGTTATCGAACTTACAGGGGATGTGAAAAAATTGCGTGGATTTGTGGAAATAATGCACAATTACGGAATTTTGGAAATCGCAAAAACTGGAGTTGTAGCAATGAGCCGTGGAGAAAAATTATAA
- the ilvA gene encoding threonine ammonia-lyase: MHKLYDFMEARERLNTVITKTKLIYSNIFSNETGNDVYIKPENLQRTGAFKIRGAYNKIAKLTEEEKKRGVIAASAGNHAQGVALAAQKLGIKAVIVMPKHTPLIKVEATKRYGADVILTGEVYDEAYEYAKRLQEKEGYTFVHPFDDEDVIEGQGTIALEVLDELPDADIILVPIGGGGLISGIASAAKLKNPLIKIIGVEPEGAASALEARKNKHVVELAEANTIADGTAVKKIGEITFDYIEKYVDDIVTVSDYELMAAFLILVEKHKIVAENSGILSVAGLKKLNVKGKKIISIISGGNIDVLTISSMINKGLIARGRIFTFAVDLPDKPGQLVAVSQILSKQNANVIRLEHNQFKNLDRFHEVELQVTVETNGEEHINKITEEFKKRGYRIKRLNSQAIIDD; this comes from the coding sequence TTGCATAAACTATATGATTTTATGGAAGCAAGGGAAAGGTTAAATACTGTGATTACTAAAACTAAATTAATTTATAGCAACATTTTTTCCAATGAAACTGGAAATGATGTTTATATCAAACCAGAAAACTTGCAAAGAACAGGAGCATTCAAAATAAGAGGTGCTTATAATAAAATTGCAAAATTGACGGAAGAAGAGAAAAAAAGAGGGGTAATTGCAGCATCGGCGGGAAATCACGCGCAAGGAGTGGCATTAGCTGCTCAAAAATTGGGAATAAAGGCTGTAATTGTTATGCCTAAACATACGCCACTTATTAAGGTTGAGGCGACTAAAAGATACGGTGCGGATGTGATTTTGACTGGGGAAGTTTATGACGAGGCTTACGAGTATGCAAAAAGATTGCAGGAAAAAGAAGGGTATACTTTTGTACATCCATTTGATGACGAAGATGTGATTGAAGGGCAAGGGACGATTGCTCTGGAAGTTTTGGATGAGTTGCCTGATGCGGATATAATTTTGGTGCCAATTGGTGGTGGAGGACTGATTTCAGGGATTGCTTCGGCTGCAAAATTGAAAAATCCACTAATAAAAATAATTGGTGTTGAGCCAGAAGGTGCAGCAAGCGCACTAGAAGCTAGAAAAAATAAGCATGTAGTTGAATTGGCTGAAGCAAATACAATTGCAGATGGAACGGCTGTGAAAAAAATTGGTGAAATTACATTTGATTACATCGAAAAATATGTAGATGACATAGTTACTGTATCTGATTATGAGTTGATGGCGGCGTTTTTAATTTTGGTTGAAAAACATAAAATTGTTGCAGAAAATTCAGGAATTTTGTCGGTGGCAGGATTAAAAAAATTAAATGTCAAAGGCAAAAAAATAATTTCAATAATAAGTGGTGGTAATATAGATGTATTAACTATTTCATCTATGATTAATAAAGGACTGATAGCCAGAGGAAGAATTTTTACATTTGCAGTAGATTTGCCTGATAAACCAGGGCAATTGGTGGCTGTGTCGCAAATTCTGTCAAAGCAAAATGCAAATGTAATAAGACTGGAACATAATCAGTTCAAAAATCTGGACAGATTTCACGAGGTTGAATTACAAGTTACGGTTGAAACTAATGGAGAAGAGCATATAAATAAAATAACAGAAGAGTTTAAGAAAAGAGGATATAGAATAAAAAGATTGAATTCTCAAGCGATAATAGATGATTAA